The region CTGCTGTACCGAGCTAACAAAGTCGGCGAAACTCCGTATGGGTTGGACAATGCGCATCCGAAAACGATTTTGGGTCAAGTGTTTGGAGCACGACGATTGAACACAAACGAAGATTCCGAAGGAATGCTCGGCTATGAATTGTACTCATCGGCGCTAGCTGATGTGTTATCCGAACCGACGTTGACCACTCCAATCACCGTAGGATTGTACGCAAAATGGGGCAGTGGCAAGAGTTTCCTGCTGACAAAGTTACGCGACGAAATGACAAATTTTGCCAAGCAATGGGCCGAACCATCGATAAAAGCTCCATGGCTACTGGTCATGGTGTGCTGGCATCTGTCGATTATTTGTGGTGCTGTAATCGGACTACTCACCTGGTCCTATGTGTATGGTGTCATTGTGGCCGTTACTCTTATCGTGCTGTTGTTTATCAGCATTCAGGGATTGAAGATGGCCAGTCAAAAGTATGACATTTTCTGGGCGTATTCCTTTTACCGCGGCATGATGAAGAGGCTCAGCCATCTGAGATTAATCGTTCAGGTGGCCTTTTGTCATCCGCCCGGACCGAAGCACAGTTCACAACCGATGCCTGTTCGGTTTCATTTTGCTGAAACGAGTAGTGCGGCACCGACGGGCGAAACTGCCGTCGGTTATATGTTAGCGTCGTTATTCGAGGCcattgaaaatcattacggCTCTCTACCGACTCGACTCTATCGGGCACTGAAGCCAAGACCAGGTAACTTTTGTGTGATTCCTGAGGGTTACATTGttaaaaatgtcaacaaaTTGTTACAGTGAAAGCTACTGCCGGATGGAAGTGGCGCCGGATGTGTTGCATTCCAGTTGTGATCCTGTTTGAATTGGCATTTTTCGGATTGATCACAATATCATCGCTCCTTATTGTCCTCTATGGAAGCTCTACCCCTTATGAAGACGAAACACGGTATGTCGCGTTGTCGTGTCAATCTTCTCTCTAACTAATTTTCAACTTGAAATTCCAGCCAAGGAATCCTAGTCTCACTGTACATAGTTGGCGCTGTTTTAGTTCTTTACCTTCTTGGTGCTATTCGAGGGCTGGACGCATTGAAGGTTTGTTTGATTGCTACTCTCTCCGGCAATGTTCTCATCTAACGAATCCCCTTCCAGAATTTGTTCTTTTCCCAGAGTCGTCATTTGAAGAAGTCTCTGAAATCACACGAAGGTGCTCCGTTAACTGCACTGGGTGCTGAGGTTTCAATAATGACTGACATGGTTAAGGTATGACAACGCACGAGCATAATTTTACTAATTCCCTCTGGTTGATTTCACGTCTTCCGTTTCAGTGTCTGGATGCATTTACGAAACAACAGTCGCGCCTAGTCGGCATCGTCGACGCACTGGACTCCTGTGACACTGAACGCATTCTGACCGTTTTGAGTTCCGTGCAAACATTATTATCGTCGCCGAATCGTCCATTCGTTCTGCTGATTGCCGTCGATCCCCATGTGATAGCCAAGGCGGCCGAAGCAAACAGTCGACGATTGTTCACCGAGGGCGGCATTGGTGGTCACGATTTTCTGCGCAATCTGGTCCATCTGCCGGTGTATCTACAAAATTCCGGACTGCGTAAAGTGCAACGTGCCCAAAATACAGCGCTGGCCTATCgacgaaacattttcaacgacACAGCGCAAATGGACGAACCGACTCTCGGCCATTCGGCATCGGCCCGTCGCCTATCGAACGCTTCGGAAATAATGTCGAGCAACGAAAAATTGCGAGCACCACCGCCGGCCCGATCCGGTtcgaagaaattgaaaatgtccGAGTCGATAGCCAGTTCGATCGGTTCGAATTTGCACCGGTTGAGTCAGAATCCACAGGGTCCCATCGATTTGTCGAAAATGGTGCTGACCGACGATTATTTCAGCGAAGTGAATCCGAGAAGTATGCGACGGTTGATGAATGTGATTTACATAACAGGTATGCGGAGTGGTGTTCGACTGTCGATTTCCCGATTTTTATCCGTTTTCTTTCTCTACTCCTCCCGTCACAGTGCGTTTACTGAAAGCATTCCAAATTGACTTCAGTTGGTACAGACTCAGTTCATGGGTAAATCTGACCGAACAGTGGCCGCTGAGGGCAAGTATGATTGTCCTGCAACACGATCAGAACCAAGagcttgacgacaatgttccaTTGCAAGCTCTTTATgaaaagtaagaaaatttcACATTCTCAGTCACGCTATGACCACGACCgagcaaatttttaattttttttttcgttcagcGTGCGCCTTAATCTAGCAAATTTACGAGAATCGGAACCACTGCTGGAGTTGGACCGAGATGAAAGGAAATTGGAGGCATTTTTGCAATTGCACAGGTAAGTCACAATTAAACTAGCTATCGTCAATAACGTCGACAAGAACCAATCGACGAGCTCAGACTCATCGTTTATAGTGAAACCTGAATGAtcaaactattgaagtaaaagattttgtgtcaaacacTAAATGAGACTTTACACAAGTGAAGtgacagatttaatgatttcatTGCGAGACACCTGCCTTGCCGTTTCTAATAGTTTGATAGTTTTATGGCTTTTCGGTGTATTGACCCGATGAGAAAATGACGGGACTTTATGTTCAACAAAGATGGAATAGATTCGGTAGCATCTAGGGTGGATCGACTTTtacatttgattttaaatcgcTTGACATTCAGAATGGTCCAGGGGATCTACAATGGAAGAagctttttcttaaaaatatgtttttccgGTGTCTCAAGAgcggtttttgatttttggagTAGTATAGGAAGGTAACGATGTAACGCTGATTGATTTTTCCGACATCTCTGAGATGATACAATTACTATTAGCTGAAGTTATTGGCTGAATAATCGAGTTTTAAAATGGCACTAGCATGTTGGAGATCGGGGTTTCCATTTTAAGGCAGTCAGTTTGACAAATTTAAAAGCGTGTGAGATGTGCCTGAATCGGTAATCTCATAAAGAATCAAGGACAGGTAAGctttttgaaatcattttaaaaatactCGAAGGATCGCTTAAGGTCTAAAATATGCCAAAATTGGATGTGTCGTGATTTGCCGGTCGGGAAAACTGACTGACCTGCAATGTCCTAAACGTACTTCTAGATCTCGAACAAGTTTATTAGAATCAAATAATTAGATACAGGCAATGTTTTAACGTCACACatcagagcctaatatttgggaattaattctctaaattcccaaaattccctaaaattctcaaaaattcccaaaaattccctaaattcccaaaaattcccaaaattccctaaaattctcaaaaattccctaaattcccaaaaatacataaattcccaaaaattcccaaaaattcccaaaaaaaaacaacaaatatttcagaacatagtgaatataatatattcagTAAATTAAGCTTAAGCggcatatcgccaaaactggaggtgatggtgataggggaacaagtggtctccgattttaagtagtgatagattcgtcttcaattctagagaatcgtatcttccatttttttcgaacatttttttaaattttcggttcaaagggtaccgaaaacctttttgcggctataactcaaaataattattttaagagcagtctacactccgaccttcgatgaaaaacattttcgatgataacttcttattagaatattttttgaaaaaattggtttcatcgtttggtgccacAACATCTAAAGTTACGATAGCCACCAGAATAAACCGTGagccttttttaataaaagtttgttttgttataaaaactttttatattttttttaatttaatttaattaaaaaaatcactgccATGATGAACTCACGTACGGAAACTCTAAAGAATCGAAATGTGATATTAGGTATCTGTCAGCTGataggaatattttgtttgttagtgttggttttttggttatctcggtgatcacaattaaaacaaactgtcaacaaataaaacatcccaatttgttaagtcacgaaattgtttttttttcaagcgcgagattttttgaaaattggagcggctttttaaactgaaattaaaaatttcaaattccacttttccaatatcaatagacattttcagtgtgtttttgatgtgttcattgaaataaaaataatacgGACTAaggctcgcggtttattgtcaaaattgatgcagtctacgccgagaaaactcaaaagtccaaaaaatatcataaaaacacaaagtttaggagttttgagttttttcgcatcaatctggacaattccagtggctatcgaaacCTTATATGTTCTctggcaccaaacgatgaggccacttttttcaaaaataattcgaataaaaagttatcatcaaaaatgtatttcagaGTATACGCCCtggctggtgcgagtacatcgaCAAGAATTATATCCTTCAGAGCATAATATTTGGGAACCAAGTCTCAaaagttcactaaaattccaaaaaaaatccaattttttttgtttgttcatagtttttaaagctttttgaacttttcctgatcttttacgagcatttaattataaaaatgcaaagaaaagaaattttttgggaattttagggaatttttgggaattaattcccaaaattcccaaaaattctcaaaaacgattcccaaatattaggctctgtcACACATGCCAGCGAAACAATTCAGAATTGCACACAATATAACTCTACCCagtcgaaaataaaaatcgctCTTGAGGCACGggcaaaacatatttttttaaagtttcttCAATAATAGATTCTCAGCATCACTCTGAATTTAACAAGGAGTTAGGcgttttagaagaaaaaaaaggtaaaattcgACCTACCCTAGCATAAGTATATGTCAATCCCGTAGAAGCTCACTGTCACACGGTGTTAAACTGTGCGATTACCCAAGatgaaatagtatatttcgtaccacggactaaagtcttttttagcgtgtgagaggtttccagacagagccgaagacaaggtctggaatcgaaaaAGACATTTAGGCCGTGatacgaataatatttttcatatccgACGGAGAATAAGTGCTACGAAGTCGGGTCCTAGCTATGAAGTAGATATTTCCATCACAAGAACGAAAAAGTTGAGTTTTCGCGTGAACTTTGTTGATCCGAGTTTGAACCACGCGAAcacaaactttttatttttcgtccgatttgcatattttacatgctgaggatACCGAAAAAAATGCTTCATTAATGAAATGAacgtttttcaagaaaattcgcgaaaattttagaaaattcggaaaaatcaacaaattttgagaaaacattttcgaaaaaatacgCAGTGATTTTCAGTGCAGAAGCATGTGAATGTTTTGTCTGTGCATATCACATCGTaaatgataaatgaaattgtcgtCGCAGCTGCataaagaataaaatttaaaaatttaaatttccgtTGAAAAACATGTTTAGTTCGCCAGACCACTTCCAACACGGCAAAGTAAAGTCACTCAGGCAAGAACAGTCGATTTTGTCGAGATACCATAATTCATAAGTTGGCGTTTGATTTTGTTGCATAACGCTTACTAATACAAATGCATGAAACGAATACGTAAACGATTATAACGGGATTTAGCTGTATTTTCGTCGTTGTTGTCGTGcttccaatcgaaattttattttgagggattttttgaaaaacagcctaccgaaatcgaacgcattttccagtggacttcgaattcttcgaagcttgtgtggctgcccgagtaaaaataaaagtctcaaaagttcgaaaagagacgtctcacggCTTCAAATCCTATGTATTGTAAgacgtgagacgtctcttttcaaacttttgagacttttattttactcGGGTGGTAAAAGGTGGTCCAAAACCGAAAACGTCCACTTTTCTTACAAtgtctccagttacacgagccgtacagggtcgtaaGGGGTGtcgttagaaaggtaatcacatgtaatCACATCCGAATAGGAAGTTATTGGtataaaaattcatccacactgaaatatgtgcagttaaagttttcaaccgaagactttcAGTGTTTCAGTGTGGTGGATggattttaaaaccaataagtccctattcggctcaatagtacttgtgattacctttctaatgacaccccacaggaccctgtacggctcgtgtaactggagattttttttttttaaagaaaagtgcaagtttttgatcacctttcaccagccacacaagcttcgaagaatttttttgaaagtagtTTTGGCTTCTTGgatcgaagtcctttctaggtacatatcagaaagtccactggaaaatgcgtcagATTTCGGTatgctgtttttcaaaagaatcactctcttggaattttattccttcacATTGACATCAATTTGGTGTCTCTACAATGCAGCCAACGTCAGACATATACGCTCGAACTGACCCCTTTAGTCAACAAAAGTGTACGAACAAGAAATTTTAGTCATTTTCTAGTtgcccaattttttttttttgaaattccaGCGGCTTTTaacaaagaattatttttgttttgtgtttttttaggCATGACTTGTTGGTGTCAGACCTGCGGATATTTTTACCGTTCACAATCAACTTAGATCCATATTTTAGAAAAGTACTTAAAGGTAAGTTGCTTGCTTCGAGGGGTCGtcataattttggttttgCTTGGAAAACATTTCGTCGGTTGAACGAATCTAAATTCTCAGATTTCTCTATTCTGTCGGAGCTATCCGAGTCTTTACCTTTCTACTTTCACTGTGCTCAGTTTTTCAAAGTCGTTTTCGTTAACCCAATGACGTAGACAATGAATCCGTTATATGAAACCTGCGCTGTTCCCCTTCATCCTCGGATGATGAAAAAGTGGTGGAATCGAAAATCTACTGATTCTAGACATGGAACTCTATTTAACGCATGCCTTCCGCTATCAGTAGAAATTACAAAAGTTTTGAATTGTTGTCTAGCAAAACGTGTCCCATACTCTCTGGAGTCGATACCAACGAGGATGTCTTGGGATCGAATAAGTACAATTAAAAAATCGTGACAGCGTCAACCGAGTAAATGTCCATTGTCCACTCGAATTTCCAACGAAACTTCTCCCCTAACGCCATTGCATCTCTAATTTTCTGGCTTTCCCATTTTCTTAAACCATCAGAAGACCAACAAAACATGGAAGATGAAGGAATAATAATGCCAATGAAAGCTCCGCCACCGCATCCCATACGTTACCATTTGCCGAACAAACCTCACTCATCGATGCAAAACACCATTCTGAACAGCTTCACCAATCCGACCGGCCATTCGTCCACCTATGGCGATGGTAGCAACAAATTTGGCGAATCGGCGAGTCGACGGCCGAGCGTTATCGGCAATGCTCCGGTGCACATCGAAAAAACAGTTCCACCATCTTTCGATTGGATGACCGCCTTTCCGGTAAGGACGATTGTGCCTGTTGACGGGATTTCGTGGTAATAAAATTCCTCTCTCACCGTAGGACGAATTCTTGCAAATTCGCCTGTCTAAGCTTACTGTCGAAGGAGTTCAGAGTATGATCAGACAGGTCGACGATTTGAAAAGTGAAGTGGAGAAACTTGATGCCGTGCTTCGGATGAATGCAATAAATGGCCGTGTATTGGCTCACTGTGATTTAGTGGAACTGAAAACGGTATGTGACACtgggaaacatttttaatgggGGAGGGAAGAGAATAATGCGTTGGCGTCCTGTTTATTTTCACCGACCATTCTCATTCgattttcattccattttcGCTAGATAATGGACCTGAACTTTGGTCACTGGGAAATATTCAAACTATTGATAACAGCTCTACGTGACATCGAGAAGCATCAACCGTCGGCCAAGTCCATCTTCGATTACCAATTTGATGGTCAAGATCCGTATCCAATGCCAACAGTTCGCCAAAAGTCTACCATGGAAAAGcaggtaaaatttttgttctgaGTTCGCCTGCACCCTATCCCCATAGCTGTAgaataatgaaatttctaCATTCATCTAACGTTGCGTctaattcttttgttaaacaaGCAGCAAAAAGTGCACGACTATGAGTATCTGCAGGTACAACAATCAATTAACGAACACCCTCTCTCCTACAACCATTTCTCctctaaataaaatgaattcctCCAAACTGACAACGAAACTAAATTTCTCCCTCCCACCAAACAGGTCACACTCGAAGAGCAAATGATTTGCGGCGCCCTGCAAACGCTCAACGAGGAAGCATTTGAGGATGTAATCAGCAGCGAACGGCCGAGTCCAACCGGCGGAATACCATCAGGTGAGCAACCACAACCGCTTGAGCCAATTAGAGAAAGCGCTGAATATTGTTGCACCCAATCGGACGTCGATTGTTTGcacaattcatttttgttgcaCGATCAGAATAAATTTAGCCATTGCGTCACAAGTCCATCGTTGCCTTCGGTCATCATAAATATGCCGTCGAACGGCTGTCGTATTGATGATACGCATTTGTAATACATTTGTGAATCATCTGCAGTAGACGGGGGGTCGACTTGTCTTCATAGCCAGATGTTTGTGGTGAATCAAACGaagggaaaacatttttcgttgaCTAAAAAGTAAAACTTCAACAgtcgaagtaacagattaacTGAATTTGTTGTGATACGCTTGACGAGTTTGCCGTCTTTAAAAGGTTAAGTGGATCTGGGTTCATTAATGTTAAGGTGGTAAGGAACTAACCTCCTTGGGAATTTAGTGTGTAATTTTGGTGGTATTACGGTAATGGTGGTGGTTGACAGTATTGTAGTTAAGTCGATAGAGACGTTGGGCTTCGCTAAAATGATCAATCCTAACGTGGGCTTTAAGTGGGCTTTAAGTGGGCGTTGTTCGTACGGTAAACCTAATCTCATAATTATGAAAGATGGGATCAAAAGTCtgtctattccatctgtcaaagtgacgttttcaacgtcaaacgaaaataaatcaaagtGGCCACAAAATCCgtgatttttcttaaattatttAGACTGTTATGACGGAGAATTCTTCTTTTCTTCGAACTTGCGGGAAGCGTCAAATGAAGGAGAATGTGTAAGCGTTTGGCAGCTCCAGAAAGTTctttgtttaattgaaatttcccTTCAGAACACTTCCCCGGCATACTGGTCTATTTCACTAATTTTGTGACGAATTtacatatttatttttgtttgacgtttaaaacgtcactttgacacaTGAAATGGACAAACATTTGATACCAGCTGTCACAATTCAAATCGGACATTTTCGCTTGCTTTTAGAGCCGTAAAACTCGTTTTCGAGTTGCGCTCTGTAGATTTTCATTGTTGTTGCTACATCATCCAGTCTTTCATTAACAAGCCAAATCGTCTTGACCTGAACGTGCAAGCTGaaagtcaaataaaaattgatttttgcaaATCAAATTTCTACAAGACAACGAGCCCAGCGTCTCTGATTcataataatttatgaaaaaaaattgcttgcAATCGAACTTCTTAGACTAGGTCCTAGACTTTtaaatgatttctttttttgaattttaattcttgaTTTTTACATCTAAGACGCCAAGGTCTTCCAAATCGAAatcttataaaaaaatttagaaatttagaCGAGCTTTTTGGAGGTCCGTAGGATCGGTTAGatatataccaaaaaaaaaacttgtaaaTTATTACTGTGATGATCGTCCAGAGTGTacttaaatatttacaattttacagtgttatgaaatacgaaattgcAAAGAATTAGTGAATTATTAGAGAAATGACATTCCATGTTTGTATATATATGCACAGTGCGGTATTGTGTAGTGTTAGTGGTAGgatgaaacattattttttttggacgCTCAATAAGCTCTGGTTAGCATAGTTTAAGTGACAGGAATATTTAAGACGAGTGCATCAGgaagatttcaaaatttcgagCACTGAAATATGCAACATTCCCGCATTCCCTACTCCTTAGTTTCTCTTGATTCTGTTACTTTATAGAGCAACTAAATCACCTAACGGTGATCGTATCAAGTAAACATATGAATATGTATGCGGACATAACATGGCCTTAAGAACAATTATTCTTTTTAAATAACTGACGAACTTGCCACTAATTTAAGAGCGCTCATCCCTCAGCAAATTTCTAGCCTatatttgtgcgcaaaaatattcgttttttgctgatttctctgaaccaaaatctttttctgaagaagtaaaaccattaaagcacgcaaaaatgggTTACTTTAAAGGTAACTTGGAGAAATCTTTCAAGATTGCGTAAATTTTCAGGTTTTTGGTTCCTAAATGTagactacaaatttgcaaaaggtCCATCACTCTTAAAGGCGGTACTGAGGAGACAATGCAAATAAGTAAATTCCGACCAGTTAATTCAGACACCgccaaattttgttatttcgcTCGCTTTAACCTACGATTACTACGAGCTTTGCCCCActtcattgataaaatttagaattgaactgagttcattttaattttaattggactaaagaggcatcggtgcttggctaaaattgtagcctacatttgcgtgactcgtatttcatttttgattatttcttttcatcagaatccttttcgaaaaatgtacgaccgcaataccgactacgaatgtgttagcttttaacagaaaatacatttggttgtagtcgtttgaccagctctgagaaaagtcagcAGTTTAAGAGCCACATGGGTAAATTGTTGGCTACATTTGGGCGCATtattgatgataattttaGACTTGCATTCTTTTTGGGAgaagtacgaccatcgtttggtgtaaGCGTGTTGGCTtttagtaaaaaattgaaatgttaatGGAGACGTACATAggtccgagaaaactcaaaatacgtgtaaattttcgtgaaatatcGAGTTTTCTCGGACCCAGGTAGAACTCCattaacatttcaatttttgactattaacaaacacattttaacaccaaacgatgtttgtactttttcagaaatgcgagtccaaaattatcatcaataataattttgcgcccaaatgtaggcaacaatttagccaagtgtagattgctcttaacgaaattttcagaaaaggttcagttttctcagagctggtcaaacttctacaaccaaatctattttctgttgtaatctaacacattcgtggtcgctATTACGctcctatatttttgaaaatgaattctggtgCAAAGGTAACATGAAAAGTAAACAAAGATCgaacatttaaaaaacgcccagATGTActtatgcttttcagcaaagaaTTAAGAGCAGTTGTAGCAGTTTGGCCAGCCCTGATTATAAAAATTCTGGTAAACTGCTGACTTTTCTCGGAGCCGGTCAAACttctacaaccaaatctattttctgtttcaaactaacacattcgtggtcggtaTTGCTGTCGTACAACTTTGAATATAGATTCTAGTGTAATCTAAAATGCAGTAAATAAAAACGCCCGAATGTAGGCTTCAATTTTAGCTAATCATTCACGCCTCTTAAACTACGTTCTTGAACTGCTCGAGACATTGATTGGTCgtaataaatatttcgaaatcttctgttttctgattttgtcACAGTAACTGCTAGCACTTCTGAGCATAAATTCGAAACCCTGTAGAAGGTGCCATTGAGTTGCCAGCAGTGACTCAATTGAAGAATACACGTCAGAGTAGGGAAATGAAGAAGTAATATCTCGACCATTTGGTAATTAGTGAGAAACGGTCATTGAATGAACTTTTGTACAAGTGGTACATACATGAAGACTTTACACCGCGATGTACctcatcaacgcacttcaagcatgagtggtactctaaatatggtacagaaacttgacagtgtgtcacacaactgcaAAACACTgttaaaaaaaccatttcatacaaaatagtactctatttgacagctgtcaactaCGATTACTTTTGTTTGAAGTGCGgtgacctaattcaaatttctataaaaaaaggTTCTGCTGATTGCGGTGGCGAGCAACGAACGTTCAATGCACGACGCATGTAAAATGGCGTACGTAAACTTGGGTGTTtctattgttttgttttaaaaagtGTGTGAGGCTTGCATTGCAAAATCCAATAGGCTATTTGCAGTCATTGCTAAAAAGTGTAATTTGCTTGTTTGCATTGGTTCTTGCTGTGATTTATTCAGTCTATAGACCTTATACGTACCgtcacaaataataattgtttatCTCGGCTATAGGGTTGTCAAAATTAGTACCTAACGTTGTTGGAACCTTCTATCGAAACTCATGTCATTTGTAGTaagcaattaattttgaagCCGAAAGTGGTCTGTGTTCCGCCTAGGTTTCAAGAAATATCTTGTAGGACATACAGATGAAGCTAGTCAGGTCATACATAAATGAAATAGACAACACACAGGGACTTGCTATAGTAGGTCATTGTCAATGGTATTTATTGTCAAATTAAACGTCAATTTCGTAAGTTAACCtcagatcaaaaaaaaaatatttagaaaaaccGATGCTCTCTCTAGCACCGAAGGTAACTGAGTTGGGGAGAGCAATCTCAAAAATTTACTATTTTGAGGTTAGTTTTGGAAAGTGACCGTTGCATTCGGCTatttgacaatgatctattgttTGACTCGAAAATAGTATTCATGGTTCATTTTAGCGAATTCTTGTACTAAATTTTTGTACTAAAATAGAACCAGCTATATCAATAACGCCTTAACCAACGCTTTCATTTAATAGctgaaatgttttcgtttttacaTTCAACTCACTGCgcttgaatttgatttttgttattttttttggaagaattttgcTTTCCTGTTTTTGATTTCGAAGTATTTTTTactaacaaaatattaaaggGCGCATCGGCAGTTGATTCCATAACTGCACTCGCTGCCTACAACTGCTAGGTAGACCTCTATGGATTGAGTTTTGCTTAATTCAGCGGGCGTAaagataataattaaaaaaggaACAGTAAATCTCGACTGTCCTTCGTATACCACTGTCTGTATTATTAGAATAGTTAGAAGTCAGAGTTTTATCTCATACGATTTACGGAATCTCGCAgcaaaatatgatttttgtgtttttggcTTTAATAAAAGCGGTTCTTTCAGCAACATAACCGGCAACATATAGTTTGATGGAATATACTTAAGCGGCTGTTTCACGCCATAACGGTACGATATCCCATGTGCATATCATAAGGCCCCGGCCTGAAAACTTGCCACTGCCTTTGAGATCAACTGAAAAGTATTACGAAATTGTAGATCCGAAATCTCTGCTTCTGTTTGCTTTTAGAGTCAGTCCAACAATCGAAGTGTAATTTTCCAGGGccaatttttggtaaaatattttgccaatttttctaaaaatattttccagtgaaattaggaaaattttgaggAAAAAATGGAAGATATGGGAAAAATCGAGTTAAACTTGAAGTACCTGTCAACTCAAAGGCAGTCACgctttcattttgcttttctCCGTTTAATCTCTTTCCGTTCCATTCAAATGAAATACGTCACAGTCGTGAGGTTATGTTGCTCTGAGCACCAATTTAACAGAATTAATTTTAGTTAATTTGGATTGTAAACTGGGTAAACTTTGTTTATAACActtacatacacacacacacacagcgCATGGTTATAACACTTTGTATTAAATGGATAAtaaattttggtgaaattttaaacgaatttgt is a window of Bradysia coprophila strain Holo2 unplaced genomic scaffold, BU_Bcop_v1 contig_235, whole genome shotgun sequence DNA encoding:
- the LOC119077479 gene encoding kinase D-interacting substrate of 220 kDa B isoform X7, encoding MSSDEFTHVKTLVRELHAPKNVRRPKLMEETNPSAGNADDGHPVDYHTYAHDFPARDQHFPQNSFSIPSLVVTGIDNTDHTFGRRFSNFNLGLRRFSTSFMAVNRCDSMGSLSHRTLLQYIELNDLPGLKLYLDVRRHTPVIDDRDENGATVLIIAASKGLVPFVRELIIRGADIQAEDFDNWSALLCASKNGHTEIVHILVEQGADIEHRDMGGWTPLMWASYRGHSAIAEFLLDKGADIFAHGNYHLGSLLWASGRGHTEIVRLLVQHGAKINVGDKYGTTALVWACRKGNVEIVEILLNAGANVDTAGIYSWTALLVAVAGGHHDCVSLLLEKRPNVNALDKDGMTALTIACREGLNEIASALIISGAYVNIQDRAGDTPLIHAVKNGHRSVVETLLKRHADVDIQGKERKTALYTAVEKGHTAIVKLLLASNPDLELSNKEGDTPLLKGVRNRQLEIVQLLLERKAKVSTADRRGDTALHIGMRARSKAIVEALLRNPKNSQLLYRANKVGETPYGLDNAHPKTILGQVFGARRLNTNEDSEGMLGYELYSSALADVLSEPTLTTPITVGLYAKWGSGKSFLLTKLRDEMTNFAKQWAEPSIKAPWLLVMVCWHLSIICGAVIGLLTWSYVYGVIVAVTLIVLLFISIQGLKMASQKYDIFWAYSFYRGMMKRLSHLRLIVQVAFCHPPGPKHSSQPMPVRFHFAETSSAAPTGETAVGYMLASLFEAIENHYGSLPTRLYRALKPRPVKATAGWKWRRMCCIPVVILFELAFFGLITISSLLIVLYGSSTPYEDETRQGILVSLYIVGAVLVLYLLGAIRGLDALKNLFFSQSRHLKKSLKSHEGAPLTALGAEVSIMTDMVKCLDAFTKQQSRLVGIVDALDSCDTERILTVLSSVQTLLSSPNRPFVLLIAVDPHVIAKAAEANSRRLFTEGGIGGHDFLRNLVHLPVYLQNSGLRKVQRAQNTALAYRRNIFNDTAQMDEPTLGHSASARRLSNASEIMSSNEKLRAPPPARSGSKKLKMSESIASSIGSNLHRLSQNPQGPIDLSKMVLTDDYFSEVNPRSMRRLMNVIYITVRLLKAFQIDFSWYRLSSWVNLTEQWPLRASMIVLQHDQNQELDDNVPLQALYENVRLNLANLRESEPLLELDRDERKLEAFLQLHRQQRLCIHSTNVKCLSIACKFAEHEPPRFHPKAFGQRQNGQTCVDQHRTAKNGICKRKTTTIVPTGLVEFGERRTTRIQIGAIAVDRSGRRQSAGCWPYGK